The window AGTCTGTACGGTCGAACTGTTCATTCATGAGAGTCAATCGCTCAAAGAGAAGCGGCAGGTTCTGCATAGTCTGAAAGACCGCTTGCGGGGAAAGTTCAATATTTCTCTGGCCGAGGTTGATGGCCAGGATCTCTGGCAAAAAGCCGTGCTCGGCATGGCCTGTGTGGCCAACGACGGGACGCATGTGGAGCAGGTGTTGGAGCAGGTGTTGAACGTGATGAAGAGCATGCCGGCCATCGAAGTGGTGCGTGTGCACCGGGAGCTGCTGTAGTCTGCATGGGCGCGACGGTGGCGTATGAGGCGGCGCGTCAGGCCGGCGAAGGAATGATGTCGAAGTCAACGTACAAGCGGGCCGACCGGGTGGCCGACCAGATTCGGATGGAAGTGGCGGACATCTTGATGCGCAAGATCAAGGATCCGCGCGTGCGAACGGTGACGGTCACCGATGTCGAGCTGACGGCGGATTTGCGGATTGCCTACGTCTTTGTCACGACCATGGAGCAGGATGCCGCCGAACGCGATGTGTTCGCCGGATTATCCAAGGCCAGCGGATTTGTGCGGGCCGAGCTGGGCCGGCGCTTGACGCTCCGCTATCTGCCGGAAATTGTGTTCAAGAAAGATATGA is drawn from Nitrospira sp. and contains these coding sequences:
- a CDS encoding DUF503 domain-containing protein; translation: MVVGVCTVELFIHESQSLKEKRQVLHSLKDRLRGKFNISLAEVDGQDLWQKAVLGMACVANDGTHVEQVLEQVLNVMKSMPAIEVVRVHRELL
- the rbfA gene encoding 30S ribosome-binding factor RbfA, which encodes MGATVAYEAARQAGEGMMSKSTYKRADRVADQIRMEVADILMRKIKDPRVRTVTVTDVELTADLRIAYVFVTTMEQDAAERDVFAGLSKASGFVRAELGRRLTLRYLPEIVFKKDMTGPRGDRVLKLLDELHVDDEPMGASGVAGLPVPPAGTVS